Proteins co-encoded in one Streptomyces roseochromogenus subsp. oscitans DS 12.976 genomic window:
- the tatA gene encoding Sec-independent protein translocase subunit TatA: MFRNALEPWHLVLLVLVIVLVFGSKKLPDMARSLGKSARILKSEAKAMKDDGKQSTTSAQPAEEQPPAQRTIQASPGDVTSSRPVNEQTDTTTQR; encoded by the coding sequence ATGTTCCGCAACGCACTTGAGCCGTGGCACCTGGTGCTCCTGGTTCTGGTGATTGTCCTCGTGTTCGGCTCCAAGAAGCTTCCGGACATGGCGCGCTCGCTCGGCAAGTCCGCTCGCATCCTGAAGAGCGAGGCCAAGGCGATGAAGGACGACGGCAAGCAGTCCACCACCTCCGCCCAGCCCGCCGAGGAGCAGCCCCCGGCTCAGCGCACGATCCAGGCCTCGCCCGGCGACGTGACCAGCTCCCGGCCGGTGAACGAGCAGACGGACACGACGACCCAGCGCTGA
- the tatC gene encoding twin-arginine translocase subunit TatC → MPKSARKKERDPEGRMPLADHLRELRNRLAKAVLAIVVVTIVSAFFYQDIINFVTKPVLDSVGCSQSLGQLAKTKNAHCAHITVSGLLAPFTLALKVALTAGIVLASPVWLYQLWAFVAPGLHRHEKKYAYAFVGFGFPLFLAGGYIAYHVLPMTARVMIDLTPKGAENLLPAVDLVDLVTRMIIVFGLAFEMPLLLVMLNLTGVLSGRRMLGWWRGMIVGIAAFAAVATPSPDPGTMLALAAPIWALFFIAVAVSLLNDRRKERRAAEGPADDEASELDLTPEDIGEIEPVPAARALPEQSSTDRVNGYDDVT, encoded by the coding sequence TTGCCCAAGTCTGCCCGCAAGAAGGAGAGGGATCCCGAGGGGCGCATGCCACTCGCGGATCACTTGCGTGAGCTGCGCAACCGGCTCGCGAAGGCCGTCCTGGCGATCGTCGTCGTCACGATCGTGTCCGCCTTCTTCTACCAGGACATCATCAACTTCGTCACCAAGCCGGTGCTCGACTCGGTCGGCTGCTCACAGTCCCTCGGGCAGCTGGCCAAGACCAAGAACGCCCACTGCGCGCACATCACGGTCAGCGGCCTGCTGGCGCCGTTCACCCTGGCCCTGAAGGTCGCGCTGACGGCGGGCATCGTGCTGGCGTCCCCGGTCTGGCTCTACCAGCTGTGGGCGTTCGTCGCGCCCGGCCTGCACCGGCACGAGAAGAAGTACGCCTACGCGTTCGTCGGGTTCGGCTTCCCGCTCTTCCTCGCCGGCGGATACATCGCGTACCACGTGCTGCCCATGACGGCGAGGGTGATGATCGACCTCACGCCCAAGGGTGCCGAGAACCTGCTGCCGGCGGTCGACCTGGTCGACCTGGTCACCCGCATGATCATTGTCTTCGGTCTCGCCTTCGAGATGCCCTTGCTGCTGGTCATGCTCAACCTCACCGGCGTCCTGTCCGGCCGGCGGATGCTCGGCTGGTGGCGTGGCATGATCGTCGGCATCGCCGCCTTCGCGGCCGTGGCCACACCCAGCCCCGACCCGGGGACGATGCTGGCGCTGGCGGCGCCGATCTGGGCGCTGTTCTTCATCGCCGTGGCCGTCTCGCTGCTCAACGACCGGCGCAAGGAGCGCCGGGCGGCCGAGGGGCCCGCCGACGACGAGGCCTCCGAGCTGGACCTCACCCCCGAGGACATCGGCGAGATCGAGCCCGTCCCGGCCGCCCGGGCGCTGCCCGAGCAGTCGAGCACGGACCGGGTCAACGGCTATGACGACGTGACCTGA
- a CDS encoding DEAD/DEAH box helicase — protein sequence MIVLLSVAPGTLESTMTEDLSPAERYAAARRRAAEQATALASFREMYDFGLDPFQIEACEALETGKGVLVAAPTGSGKTIVGEFAVHLALRQGKKCFYTTPIKALSNQKYADLCRRYGDGMVGLLTGDNSINSDAPVVVMTTEVLRNMLYAGSQTLLGLGYVVMDEVHYLSDRFRGAVWEEVIIHLPESVTLVSLSATVSNAEEFGDWLDTVRGDTEVIVSEHRPVPLFQHVLAGRRMYDLFEEGEGHKKAVNPDLARLARMEATRPSYQDRRRGRAMREADRERERRQRSRVWTPGRPEVIERLDSEGLLPAITFIFSRAACEAAVQQCLYAGLRLNDEEAREQVRALVEERTASIPSEDLHVLGYYEWLEGLERGIAAHHAGMLPTFKEVVEELFVRGLVKAVFATETLALGINMPARSVVLEKLVKWNGEQHADITPGEYTQLTGRAGRRGIDIEGHAVVLWQRGMSPEHLAGLAGTRTYPLRSSFKPSYNMAVNLVEQFGRHRSRELLETSFAQFQADKSVVGISRQVQRNEEGLAGYKASMTCHLGDFEEYARLRRELKDRETELARQGANERRAEAAVALEKLKPGDVIHVPTGKYAGLALVLDPGLPAGRSNGHRGFDHHDGPRPLVLTAERQVKRLASMDFPVPVEPLDRMRIPKSFNPRSPQSRRDLASALRSKAGHIPPERARKKRSQAADDREIARLRTAIRAHSCHGCNDREDHARWAERYHRLLRDTSQLERRIEGRTNTIARTFDRIVALLTELDYLRGDEVTEHGKRLARLYGELDLLASECLRERVWEGLAPAELAACVSALVYEARVSDDAMAPKLPSGKAKAALGEMVRIWGRLDGLEEEFRINQTEGVGQREPDLGFAWAAYMWASGKGLDEVLREADMPAGDFVRWCKQVIDVLGQISAAAPVEGSTVAKAARKAVDQLLRGVVAYSSVG from the coding sequence ATGATCGTCCTGTTGTCAGTGGCGCCCGGTACGCTCGAAAGCACGATGACAGAGGACCTCTCACCGGCCGAGCGGTACGCGGCAGCCCGCAGGCGGGCAGCCGAGCAGGCCACCGCGCTCGCATCCTTCCGCGAGATGTACGACTTCGGCCTCGACCCCTTCCAGATCGAGGCCTGCGAGGCGCTCGAGACAGGGAAGGGCGTGCTGGTGGCCGCCCCCACCGGCTCGGGCAAGACGATCGTGGGCGAGTTCGCCGTCCACCTCGCCCTGAGGCAGGGCAAGAAGTGCTTCTACACGACACCCATCAAGGCACTGTCGAACCAGAAGTACGCCGACCTGTGCCGCCGCTACGGAGACGGCATGGTGGGCCTGCTCACCGGCGACAACAGCATCAACTCCGACGCCCCGGTGGTCGTGATGACCACCGAGGTCCTGCGGAACATGCTCTATGCCGGCTCCCAGACCCTCCTCGGCCTCGGCTACGTGGTCATGGACGAGGTGCACTACCTCTCCGACCGCTTCCGCGGCGCTGTCTGGGAAGAGGTGATCATCCACCTGCCCGAGTCGGTGACCCTGGTGTCACTGTCGGCGACCGTGTCCAACGCCGAGGAGTTCGGTGACTGGCTGGACACCGTCCGCGGCGACACCGAGGTGATCGTCTCCGAGCACCGGCCCGTGCCGCTCTTCCAGCATGTGCTCGCCGGACGCCGGATGTACGACCTGTTCGAAGAGGGCGAGGGCCACAAGAAGGCCGTCAACCCCGACCTGGCCCGCCTGGCCCGCATGGAGGCCACCAGACCGTCGTACCAGGACCGCAGGCGCGGCCGGGCGATGCGCGAGGCCGACCGCGAGCGGGAGCGCAGACAGCGCTCACGCGTGTGGACGCCGGGCCGCCCCGAGGTCATCGAGCGCCTCGACTCCGAGGGCCTGCTCCCGGCCATCACCTTCATCTTCAGCCGCGCCGCCTGCGAGGCCGCCGTCCAGCAGTGCCTGTACGCGGGCCTCAGACTCAACGACGAGGAGGCGCGGGAACAGGTCCGCGCACTGGTCGAGGAGCGCACCGCCTCCATCCCGTCCGAGGACCTGCACGTCCTCGGGTACTACGAGTGGCTGGAGGGCCTGGAGCGCGGTATCGCCGCCCACCACGCGGGCATGCTGCCGACCTTCAAGGAGGTCGTCGAGGAGCTGTTCGTACGTGGCCTGGTCAAGGCCGTGTTCGCCACCGAGACCCTCGCGCTCGGCATCAACATGCCCGCCCGCTCCGTGGTGCTGGAAAAGCTCGTCAAGTGGAACGGCGAGCAGCACGCCGACATCACCCCCGGCGAGTACACCCAGCTCACCGGCCGCGCCGGCCGGCGTGGCATCGACATCGAGGGCCACGCGGTCGTGCTGTGGCAGCGCGGGATGAGCCCCGAGCACCTGGCCGGTCTCGCGGGCACGCGTACGTACCCGCTGCGCTCCAGCTTCAAGCCGTCGTACAACATGGCGGTCAACCTGGTCGAGCAGTTCGGCCGGCATCGCTCGCGCGAACTGCTGGAGACCTCCTTCGCGCAGTTCCAGGCCGACAAGTCGGTCGTCGGGATCTCCCGCCAGGTGCAGCGCAACGAAGAGGGCCTGGCCGGCTACAAGGCCTCCATGACCTGCCACCTCGGCGACTTCGAGGAGTACGCGCGGCTGCGCCGTGAGCTCAAGGACCGCGAGACCGAGCTGGCCCGGCAGGGCGCCAACGAGCGGCGCGCCGAGGCGGCCGTGGCCCTGGAGAAGCTCAAGCCGGGAGACGTCATCCACGTACCCACGGGCAAGTACGCCGGTCTGGCCCTCGTGCTGGACCCCGGCCTGCCCGCCGGCCGCTCCAACGGCCACCGCGGCTTCGACCACCACGACGGCCCGCGCCCGCTGGTGCTCACCGCCGAGCGGCAGGTCAAGCGGCTGGCGTCGATGGACTTCCCGGTCCCGGTCGAACCGCTGGACCGGATGCGGATCCCCAAGTCCTTCAACCCGCGCTCCCCGCAGTCCCGCCGGGACCTGGCCTCCGCGCTGCGCAGCAAGGCCGGGCACATCCCGCCGGAGCGGGCCCGCAAGAAGCGCTCGCAGGCCGCCGACGACCGTGAGATCGCCCGGCTGCGCACCGCCATCCGTGCGCATTCCTGCCACGGCTGCAACGACCGTGAGGACCACGCCCGTTGGGCCGAGCGCTACCACCGGCTGCTGCGCGACACCTCACAGCTGGAGCGCCGCATCGAGGGCCGTACGAACACGATCGCGCGGACCTTCGACCGGATCGTGGCCCTGCTGACCGAACTGGACTATCTGCGCGGCGACGAGGTCACCGAACACGGCAAGCGGCTCGCCCGGCTGTACGGCGAACTCGACCTGCTCGCCAGCGAATGCCTGCGCGAGAGAGTCTGGGAGGGCCTCGCCCCGGCCGAACTCGCCGCGTGCGTCTCGGCGTTGGTGTACGAGGCACGGGTCAGCGACGACGCGATGGCACCCAAGCTGCCCTCGGGCAAGGCGAAGGCCGCGCTCGGTGAGATGGTCCGGATCTGGGGCCGGCTCGACGGTCTGGAGGAGGAATTCCGGATCAACCAGACCGAGGGCGTCGGGCAGCGCGAGCCCGATCTCGGCTTCGCCTGGGCCGCGTACATGTGGGCCTCGGGCAAGGGACTCGACGAGGTGCTGCGCGAGGCGGACATGCCGGCGGGGGACTTTGTGCGGTGGTGCAAGCAGGTCATCGACGTGCTGGGCCAGATTTCTGCCGCGGCGCCTGTCGAGGGCTCGACCGTGGCCAAGGCCGCGCGCAAGGCCGTTGATCAGTTGCTGCGGGGTGTGGTCGCCTACTCGTCCGTGGGATGA
- a CDS encoding ATP-binding protein translates to MVSVQKPPGRRERPYARVLLPPAIVMAAATGGAVALSPVSARIAVGAVGALAVLLVLATGAEAARRGRRIREEQAEHARHAAYLQHRIAAQDELIEKFATDIIPTGLLRLRAGEPLRDVLKNIYDADPELRALPDMYREMFRVSLRGADREISMRDATERSYVSIARRIQAIVHQQSKELREMEEDHGRNPEVFDDLLRIDHGTSLIGRLADTIGVLGGGRPGRQWPLPVSLYSTLRGAMSRILEYRRIQLNSIVNINIKGTSVEPVLHAAAELLDNATRYSPPTAKVHVTATEVQTGIVIEIEDAGVSLTEESRARIEKMIEDARNLDDAHNLGENPRLGLAVVGRLCKMFDMEVSLRASAYGGCRAILVVPRVMTTTEPGVGAAHGIGATGTPMPELGAVEGPKRPPKRRRPTSPKIPAGISMEDDVPVVTEWTAGGLPQRRSRMKTPLSQRFAEKAEVEQAEREGRPTIWSQPKPEPEPELDPEIKKLRERPIGQGIEDFWNGLRKGMPEGATGPELTDFTRHPEKYVYLLNDSDTATEAATGADDEGDLK, encoded by the coding sequence ATGGTGAGTGTTCAGAAGCCTCCCGGTCGCCGTGAACGTCCCTATGCGCGCGTCCTGTTGCCGCCGGCCATAGTGATGGCCGCAGCGACCGGGGGCGCCGTAGCCCTGTCGCCCGTGTCGGCCCGGATCGCCGTCGGCGCGGTAGGAGCGCTCGCCGTGCTGCTCGTTCTCGCCACGGGCGCCGAAGCCGCCCGCCGTGGCCGCAGGATCCGCGAGGAACAGGCCGAGCACGCCCGTCACGCCGCGTATCTGCAGCACCGGATCGCCGCCCAGGACGAGCTGATCGAGAAGTTCGCCACCGACATCATCCCGACCGGTCTGCTGCGGCTGCGCGCCGGAGAACCGCTCCGGGACGTCCTGAAGAACATCTACGACGCCGACCCCGAGCTGCGCGCCCTGCCGGACATGTACCGCGAGATGTTCCGCGTCTCGCTGCGCGGCGCCGACCGCGAGATCTCGATGCGCGACGCCACCGAGCGCTCGTACGTGAGCATCGCCCGCCGTATCCAGGCCATCGTCCACCAGCAGTCCAAGGAACTGCGGGAGATGGAGGAGGACCACGGCCGCAACCCCGAGGTCTTCGACGACCTGCTGCGCATCGACCACGGCACCTCGCTGATCGGCCGTCTCGCCGACACCATCGGCGTCCTCGGCGGCGGCCGTCCCGGCCGCCAGTGGCCCCTGCCGGTCTCCCTCTACAGCACGCTGCGCGGCGCCATGTCGCGCATCCTGGAGTACCGCCGCATCCAGCTGAACTCCATCGTCAACATCAACATCAAGGGCACCTCCGTCGAGCCGGTCCTCCACGCGGCCGCCGAACTCCTCGACAACGCCACCCGCTACTCGCCGCCCACGGCCAAGGTGCATGTCACCGCCACCGAGGTGCAGACCGGCATCGTCATCGAGATCGAGGACGCCGGTGTCAGCCTCACCGAGGAGTCCCGCGCCCGCATCGAGAAGATGATCGAGGACGCCAGGAACCTCGACGACGCGCACAACCTCGGCGAGAACCCGCGTCTCGGTCTCGCGGTCGTCGGCCGGCTGTGCAAGATGTTCGACATGGAGGTCTCGCTGCGGGCCTCCGCCTACGGCGGCTGCCGCGCGATCCTCGTCGTGCCGCGTGTCATGACGACCACCGAACCCGGCGTGGGCGCCGCCCACGGTATCGGTGCCACCGGTACCCCGATGCCCGAGCTCGGCGCCGTCGAGGGCCCCAAGCGCCCGCCGAAGAGGCGCCGGCCCACCAGCCCCAAGATTCCCGCCGGGATCTCCATGGAGGACGACGTCCCCGTGGTCACCGAGTGGACCGCGGGCGGACTGCCGCAGCGCCGCAGCCGGATGAAGACCCCGCTGAGCCAGCGCTTCGCCGAGAAGGCCGAGGTCGAGCAGGCCGAGCGCGAGGGCAGGCCGACCATCTGGTCGCAGCCCAAGCCCGAACCGGAGCCCGAGCTGGACCCCGAGATCAAGAAGCTCAGGGAGCGGCCGATCGGCCAGGGGATCGAGGACTTCTGGAACGGCCTGCGCAAGGGCATGCCCGAGGGCGCCACCGGGCCCGAACTGACCGACTTCACCCGGCACCCGGAAAAGTACGTGTACCTGCTCAACGATTCGGACACCGCCACCGAGGCCGCCACCGGGGCCGACGACGAGGGGGACCTCAAGTGA
- a CDS encoding roadblock/LC7 domain-containing protein, which produces MIQQRGNIDWMLKQLNDGVPGIEMIVVLSADGLRIARYGGDPDACDRVAAACAGVQSLAGAIIQELPGAGDMKVVVFEIEGGYFYLMNAGDNAYLAVLADVTCEPGRMSGMMRDLVVRIGAHLTSPPRRNGQTV; this is translated from the coding sequence GTGATCCAGCAGCGAGGCAACATCGACTGGATGCTCAAGCAGCTGAACGACGGCGTGCCGGGCATCGAGATGATCGTGGTCCTCTCCGCGGACGGACTGCGCATCGCCCGCTACGGCGGCGATCCCGACGCATGCGACCGCGTGGCCGCCGCCTGCGCGGGCGTGCAGAGCCTGGCCGGCGCCATCATCCAGGAACTCCCGGGCGCCGGCGACATGAAGGTCGTCGTCTTCGAGATCGAGGGCGGCTACTTCTACCTCATGAACGCCGGCGACAACGCCTACCTCGCCGTACTCGCCGACGTGACCTGCGAGCCGGGCCGGATGAGCGGCATGATGCGCGACCTCGTCGTCCGGATCGGCGCCCATCTCACCAGTCCGCCCCGGCGGAACGGGCAGACCGTATGA
- a CDS encoding DUF742 domain-containing protein, protein MTPPRRKRREPKPPPPPQPPAPTAADGEAEPPPKNPERLYTVAGSEDGARAELDLVTLIVARDAPQVAASPEQASVLRLCANPLSVAELSAYLNLPFSAMTVLITEMITAELVQARAPVARQAVPDRSILEAVMHGLQRL, encoded by the coding sequence ATGACTCCTCCACGACGTAAACGGCGCGAGCCGAAGCCCCCGCCGCCCCCGCAGCCACCGGCACCCACAGCGGCGGACGGCGAGGCCGAGCCGCCACCCAAGAACCCCGAGCGGCTGTACACGGTCGCCGGATCCGAGGACGGGGCACGCGCCGAACTCGACCTCGTGACGTTAATCGTGGCGCGCGACGCGCCTCAGGTGGCCGCCTCACCGGAGCAGGCGTCGGTACTGCGGCTCTGTGCCAACCCTCTGTCCGTGGCCGAGCTCTCGGCCTATCTGAACCTGCCGTTCAGCGCGATGACCGTCCTGATCACCGAGATGATCACGGCCGAGCTGGTGCAGGCGCGCGCCCCGGTCGCCCGGCAGGCGGTTCCCGACCGTTCCATCCTTGAAGCGGTGATGCATGGACTTCAAAGGCTCTGA
- a CDS encoding GTP-binding protein, with protein sequence MDFKGSDTIPGPRTEDHLPHSAETAVKIVIVGGFGVGKTTMVGSVSEIRPLTTEETMTQAGIGVDDNYGSESKTATTVAMDFGRISITDKLVLYLFGTPGQERFWFLWNGLFEGALGAVVLVDTRRLEVSFDVMGRLEECGVPFVVAVNTFPDAPRYPVEELRTALDLTPEIPIMECDVRRRASSRDVLMTLTRFLHSLAMSRALI encoded by the coding sequence ATGGACTTCAAAGGCTCTGACACCATCCCCGGCCCCCGCACCGAGGATCATCTGCCGCACTCGGCCGAGACCGCAGTGAAGATCGTGATCGTGGGCGGCTTCGGCGTCGGCAAGACCACCATGGTCGGTTCCGTCAGCGAGATCAGGCCGCTGACCACCGAGGAGACCATGACCCAGGCCGGTATCGGCGTGGACGACAACTACGGTTCCGAGTCCAAGACGGCCACCACCGTGGCCATGGACTTCGGCCGCATCAGTATCACCGACAAGCTGGTGCTCTACCTGTTCGGCACCCCCGGCCAGGAGCGCTTCTGGTTCCTGTGGAACGGGCTGTTCGAAGGCGCGCTCGGCGCCGTGGTCCTCGTCGACACCCGGCGTCTGGAGGTCAGCTTCGACGTCATGGGCCGGCTGGAGGAATGCGGCGTGCCCTTCGTCGTCGCCGTCAACACCTTTCCCGACGCGCCCCGTTATCCCGTCGAGGAACTGCGTACCGCGCTCGACCTGACCCCGGAGATCCCGATCATGGAGTGCGACGTACGGCGCCGGGCCTCCAGCAGGGACGTGCTGATGACCCTGACGCGCTTCCTGCACTCGCTCGCCATGTCCCGCGCACTCATCTGA
- a CDS encoding cytochrome P450, producing MTSDSSSLTDTDHTPGPPPGCPAHHLGPGGLQRLYGPDAQDLGDLYERLREQHGTVAPVLLHEDVPMWVVLGHAENQHLVRSPSLYTRDSRIWSPLADGTVKPDHPLMPHIAWQPICSHAEGDEHQRLRAAVTAAMTTIDHRTLRRHIGLHTQAMVNRFCERGRADLVSQFADHLPMAVMCEILGMPEEYNDRMVQAARDALKGTETAIQSHTYVMDALSRLTTRRRARPEEDFTSHLVTHPAGLSDDEVREHLRLVLFAAYEATANLLANALRMVLTEPGFRARLSGGQMTVPEAIEQSLWDEPPFSTVFGYYAKQDTELGGQRIRKGDGLLFAPAPGNLDPRIRPDLSASMQGNRSHLAFGGGPHECPGQDIGRAIADVGVDALLMRLSDIQLDCPEGELRWRSSIASRHLVALPVRFEPKPQQDVTLPPRPMAVPAQRSTWQAGTLRTEQTPAAEPRPTTPPPAAPEPHPTAPVPARRRGILRRLLHWWRGE from the coding sequence GTGACGTCTGATTCCTCCTCGCTGACCGACACCGACCACACCCCCGGCCCGCCGCCGGGCTGCCCCGCGCACCACCTCGGCCCCGGCGGTCTGCAGCGGCTCTACGGCCCCGACGCGCAGGACCTGGGCGACCTCTACGAGCGGCTGCGGGAGCAGCACGGCACCGTGGCGCCCGTGCTGCTGCACGAGGACGTACCGATGTGGGTGGTCCTCGGGCACGCCGAGAACCAGCACTTGGTGCGCAGCCCCTCCCTGTACACCCGCGACAGCCGGATCTGGAGCCCGCTGGCGGACGGCACGGTCAAGCCCGACCACCCGCTCATGCCGCATATCGCCTGGCAGCCGATCTGCTCGCACGCCGAGGGCGACGAGCACCAGCGGCTGCGCGCGGCGGTTACCGCGGCCATGACCACCATCGACCACCGCACCCTGCGCCGCCACATCGGCCTGCACACCCAGGCAATGGTCAACAGGTTCTGCGAACGTGGCCGGGCCGACCTGGTGTCCCAGTTCGCCGACCATCTGCCGATGGCCGTCATGTGCGAGATCCTCGGTATGCCCGAGGAGTACAACGACCGGATGGTGCAGGCCGCCCGGGACGCCCTGAAGGGCACCGAGACCGCCATCCAGAGCCACACCTACGTCATGGACGCGCTGAGCCGGCTCACCACCCGGCGCCGCGCCCGGCCCGAGGAGGACTTCACCAGCCACCTCGTCACCCACCCGGCCGGACTCAGCGACGACGAGGTCCGCGAACATCTGCGGCTCGTCCTCTTCGCGGCCTACGAGGCCACCGCGAACCTCCTCGCCAACGCGCTGCGCATGGTCCTCACCGAGCCGGGCTTCCGCGCCCGGCTCAGCGGCGGCCAGATGACCGTACCCGAGGCGATCGAGCAGTCCCTGTGGGACGAACCGCCGTTCAGCACCGTCTTCGGCTACTACGCCAAGCAGGACACCGAGCTGGGCGGGCAGCGCATCCGCAAGGGTGACGGCCTGCTCTTCGCACCCGCGCCGGGCAACCTCGACCCGCGCATCCGCCCGGACCTGTCCGCGAGCATGCAGGGCAACCGCTCCCACCTCGCCTTCGGCGGCGGCCCGCACGAATGCCCCGGACAGGACATCGGCCGCGCCATCGCCGACGTCGGCGTCGACGCGCTGCTGATGCGGCTGTCCGATATCCAACTAGACTGCCCGGAAGGGGAGTTGCGCTGGCGTTCGTCCATCGCCTCCCGGCACCTGGTGGCCCTGCCCGTGCGCTTCGAACCGAAGCCGCAGCAGGACGTCACCCTCCCGCCGCGGCCCATGGCCGTCCCCGCGCAGCGCTCCACCTGGCAGGCCGGCACCCTGCGCACCGAGCAGACCCCGGCCGCCGAGCCCCGCCCCACCACCCCGCCCCCCGCCGCCCCGGAGCCCCACCCCACGGCACCGGTACCGGCCCGCCGAAGGGGCATCTTGCGGCGGCTGCTCCACTGGTGGCGCGGAGAGTGA
- a CDS encoding RluA family pseudouridine synthase — protein MRRRTPPPPAPLPQRDGVDPVRVRLPYGGTWATVREHLVERLTGAAPGMVAAMFDAGSIVGADGRAVAPDAPYEPGMFVWFHRELPAEVPVPFPVEVVYRDAHIVVADKPHFLATTPRGTHVAQTALARLRHELGIPALSAAHRLDRLTAGLVLFTVRPEERGAYQTLFQDRRVRKEYEAIAPYDPALVLPRTLRSRIVKERGVQAAREVEGEPNAETYVELAGHRGGLSRYRLVPATGQTHQLRVHLNALGVPILGDPLYPEVTGPVPAGDFRRPLQLLARRLEFTDPVTGTEHAFTSTRALQAWASYGTWAGEG, from the coding sequence CGTACGGCGGGACGTGGGCCACCGTGCGGGAGCATCTCGTGGAACGGCTGACGGGGGCCGCGCCCGGGATGGTCGCGGCGATGTTCGACGCGGGGTCGATCGTCGGCGCGGACGGGCGGGCGGTGGCGCCGGACGCGCCGTACGAGCCGGGGATGTTCGTGTGGTTCCACCGCGAGCTGCCGGCCGAGGTGCCGGTGCCGTTCCCGGTGGAGGTCGTGTACCGGGACGCGCACATCGTCGTCGCCGACAAGCCGCACTTTCTCGCCACGACGCCGCGTGGCACGCATGTCGCGCAGACCGCGCTCGCCCGGTTGCGGCATGAACTGGGCATCCCGGCGTTGTCCGCCGCGCACCGCCTGGACCGGCTGACGGCTGGGCTGGTGCTGTTCACCGTGCGGCCCGAGGAGCGCGGGGCGTATCAGACGCTGTTCCAGGACCGGCGGGTACGCAAGGAGTACGAGGCGATCGCGCCGTACGACCCCGCGCTGGTCCTGCCCCGGACCCTGCGCAGCCGGATCGTGAAGGAGCGCGGGGTGCAGGCGGCCCGGGAGGTCGAGGGCGAGCCGAACGCCGAGACGTATGTGGAGCTGGCCGGGCACCGGGGCGGTCTGAGCCGGTACCGGCTCGTCCCGGCGACCGGGCAGACCCATCAGCTGCGGGTGCATCTGAACGCGCTCGGCGTGCCCATCCTCGGTGATCCGCTGTATCCGGAGGTGACCGGCCCGGTGCCGGCCGGTGACTTCCGGCGTCCCCTGCAACTGCTCGCGCGGAGGCTGGAGTTCACCGATCCGGTCACCGGCACGGAGCACGCGTTCACCAGCACACGCGCGCTCCAGGCCTGGGCGTCGTACGGCACCTGGGCCGGTGAGGGCTAG